The proteins below come from a single Cannabis sativa cultivar Pink pepper isolate KNU-18-1 chromosome 3, ASM2916894v1, whole genome shotgun sequence genomic window:
- the LOC133035978 gene encoding uncharacterized protein LOC133035978 produces MANKYYFEALDKTLRDILRIRYENSTTKPFGGLTIICGGDFWQILLVVPKDTRAYIVDASLNLSYLWPFFKIYELHQNMRLYNGSVDEYEVAKIASFDKWLLQIGDGSLYDDIDKELIKIPSDIHKYPSDDPMNSVAKLSTLHYCIIIMTQPI; encoded by the coding sequence ATGGCAAATAAGTACTACTTTGAAGCTTTAGATAAGACCTTAAGAGATATTCTAAGAATAAGGTATGAGAATAGCACTACCAAACCTTTTGGAGGACTTACAATAATATGCGGAGGAGATTTTTGGCAAATATTGCTAGTTGTGCCAAAGGATACAAGAGCATATATTGTTGACGCATCTCTTAATTTATCCTACCTATGgccattttttaaaatatatgagctGCACCAAAATATGAGGCTCTATAATGGAAGTGTCGATGAATATGAGGTTGCTAAAATAGCCTCTTTCGACAAATGGTTGTTGCAGATTGGGGATGGTTCATTATATGATGACATTGATAAAGAACTTATTAAAATTCCATCTGATATCCATAAATACCCATCTGATGATCCCATGAATTCTGTTGCGAAGCTATCTACCCTTCATTATTGCATAATTATAATGACCCAACCTATTTGA